In the Streptomyces sp. BHT-5-2 genome, one interval contains:
- a CDS encoding glycosyltransferase, which produces MHVLVVHNRYASAQPSGENKVVDQEAALLRAAGHRVELFERCSDDIAARSLPGKAAVPLLVPWNPAVRTELAARLRAERPDVVHVHNVFPLLSPAVLAACADAGVPAVATLHNYTQVCPPGTLQRDGRPCTECVGTKAPLPAVRHGCYRNSRLATVPLAVSLSVNRRRWWSGVTRFLCISAAQRDVLVRAGMPAERLAVKHNFVPEPGARRSGAGEQVLYLGRLAEAKGVRLLMAAWDEIAAGGGLGVPLVIAGTGPLEREVTAWAADRTDVRYVGLYDTAQCRQAIARSVAVVAPSTWLEAFGLVVVEAMAAGVPTVAAGHGAFVELVEDGVTGLLHRPGEPASLASCIRRIAAEPARNREMGQAARRRYERGFSPAVGLARLEEEYRTAIAGRTESMGGSR; this is translated from the coding sequence ATGCACGTCCTGGTGGTGCACAACCGCTACGCCTCGGCGCAGCCGAGCGGGGAGAACAAGGTCGTCGACCAGGAGGCGGCGCTGCTGCGCGCGGCCGGCCACCGCGTCGAGCTGTTCGAGCGATGCAGCGACGACATCGCCGCCCGGTCCCTGCCGGGCAAGGCCGCGGTGCCGCTGCTGGTGCCGTGGAACCCGGCGGTCCGCACGGAACTCGCCGCCCGGCTCCGCGCCGAACGGCCGGACGTGGTGCACGTCCACAACGTCTTCCCGCTCCTGTCCCCCGCGGTACTGGCCGCCTGCGCCGACGCCGGGGTGCCCGCCGTCGCCACGCTGCACAACTACACCCAGGTCTGCCCGCCCGGCACGCTGCAACGGGACGGCCGGCCGTGCACCGAGTGCGTCGGCACCAAGGCACCGCTGCCCGCCGTACGGCACGGCTGCTACCGGAACTCACGGCTCGCGACGGTGCCGCTCGCGGTCAGTCTGTCGGTCAACCGGCGACGGTGGTGGTCGGGCGTTACGCGGTTCCTCTGCATCTCCGCGGCGCAGCGCGACGTCCTGGTGCGGGCCGGCATGCCGGCCGAGCGGCTGGCGGTGAAACACAACTTCGTGCCGGAGCCGGGCGCCCGCCGGTCGGGCGCCGGCGAGCAGGTGCTCTATCTCGGTCGGCTCGCGGAGGCCAAGGGCGTACGGCTGCTCATGGCCGCGTGGGACGAGATCGCGGCGGGCGGCGGTCTGGGCGTGCCGCTCGTGATCGCCGGCACGGGGCCTCTGGAGCGGGAGGTGACCGCCTGGGCGGCGGACCGGACCGATGTGCGGTACGTCGGCCTGTACGACACGGCCCAGTGCCGGCAGGCCATCGCGCGGTCGGTCGCCGTGGTGGCCCCCTCGACGTGGCTGGAGGCGTTCGGCCTGGTGGTCGTGGAGGCGATGGCGGCCGGGGTGCCGACCGTCGCCGCCGGTCACGGCGCCTTCGTCGAACTCGTCGAGGACGGGGTGACCGGGCTGCTGCACCGGCCGGGCGAGCCCGCCTCGCTCGCGTCCTGCATACGCCGGATCGCGGCCGAGCCGGCCCGCAACCGGGAGATGGGCCAGGCGGCCCGGCGCCGTTACGAGCGCGGTTTCAGCCCGGCCGTCGGGCTCGCGCGCCTGGAAGAGGAGTACCGGACCGCGATCGCGGGTCGGACGGAATCAATGGGGGGAAGCAGATGA
- a CDS encoding PIG-L deacetylase family protein, with amino-acid sequence MIRLGAGRRLDRIVAVGAHCDDIAIGAGGTLLTLCLARPGIRVDALVLSGGGSEREQEEQAALAAFCPGAELRLTVLKLPDGRMPVHWDEAKAAVEELRGQTEPDLILAPRTDDAHQDHRGLAQLIPTAFRDHLVLGYEIVKWDGDLGRPSAYQPLSPEIAEQKVRLLQEHYPSQRHRPWYDREAFLGLARIRGIECHERYAEAFAVTKLTLALGTFDLGE; translated from the coding sequence ATGATCCGGCTCGGGGCCGGGCGCCGCCTGGACCGGATCGTCGCGGTGGGCGCGCACTGCGACGACATCGCGATCGGCGCCGGCGGCACCCTGCTGACGCTGTGCCTGGCGCGGCCGGGCATCCGCGTCGACGCGCTGGTGCTCTCGGGCGGCGGCAGCGAGCGGGAGCAGGAGGAGCAGGCCGCGCTCGCCGCCTTCTGCCCGGGCGCCGAACTGCGCCTGACCGTACTCAAGTTGCCGGACGGCCGGATGCCCGTGCACTGGGACGAGGCCAAGGCCGCGGTCGAGGAACTGCGCGGGCAGACCGAGCCGGACCTGATCCTGGCCCCGCGCACCGACGACGCGCACCAGGACCACCGCGGCCTGGCGCAGCTGATACCCACCGCGTTCCGCGATCACCTGGTGCTCGGCTACGAGATCGTCAAGTGGGACGGCGACCTCGGCCGTCCGTCGGCGTACCAGCCGCTGTCGCCGGAGATCGCCGAACAGAAGGTGCGGCTGCTCCAGGAGCACTACCCCTCGCAGCGGCACCGGCCCTGGTACGACCGGGAAGCCTTCCTCGGCCTGGCCCGGATCCGCGGCATCGAATGTCACGAGCGCTACGCCGAGGCGTTCGCCGTCACCAAACTCACGCTCGCTCTGGGCACTTTCGACCTGGGAGAATGA
- a CDS encoding glucose-1-phosphate cytidylyltransferase, with protein MKVVLFCGGYGMRMRSGAADDVPKPMAMVGPRPLIWHVMRYYAHFGHTEFILCLGYGAHHIKDFFLNYEETTSNDFVLRGGCTELLSTDISDWTITFVQTGVESPIGERLRRVRHHLDGDEMFLANYADVLTDAPLPEMIDRFARRDAGASMMVVPPQSSFHCVELGEDGLVGGITAVSELPLWENGGYFVLRQEVFEHIPENGDLVADGCAQLAKRGRLVAHQHRGFWKPTDTVKERAALDAAYARGDRPWAVWERDHAGVSA; from the coding sequence ATGAAGGTCGTTCTGTTCTGCGGCGGCTACGGAATGCGGATGCGCAGCGGCGCCGCCGACGACGTGCCCAAGCCGATGGCGATGGTCGGCCCGAGACCGCTGATCTGGCATGTCATGCGCTACTACGCGCACTTCGGGCACACCGAGTTCATCCTGTGCCTGGGGTACGGCGCCCACCACATCAAGGACTTCTTCCTCAACTACGAGGAGACGACGTCCAACGACTTCGTCCTGCGGGGCGGGTGCACCGAACTCCTCTCCACCGATATATCCGACTGGACGATCACGTTCGTGCAGACCGGCGTGGAGTCGCCGATCGGGGAGCGGCTGCGCCGGGTGCGCCACCATCTGGACGGCGACGAGATGTTCCTCGCCAACTACGCCGACGTGCTCACCGACGCACCGCTGCCCGAGATGATCGACCGGTTCGCCCGGCGTGACGCGGGCGCGTCGATGATGGTCGTGCCGCCCCAATCCTCCTTCCACTGCGTGGAGTTGGGCGAGGACGGCCTCGTCGGCGGGATCACGGCGGTCAGCGAACTGCCGCTGTGGGAGAACGGCGGCTACTTCGTGCTCCGCCAGGAGGTCTTCGAGCACATCCCGGAGAACGGCGACCTGGTCGCCGACGGATGTGCCCAACTCGCCAAACGGGGACGGCTGGTGGCGCACCAGCACCGCGGCTTCTGGAAGCCGACCGACACCGTGAAGGAGCGCGCCGCGCTCGACGCCGCCTACGCCCGGGGCGACCGCCCCTGGGCCGTGTGGGAGCGGGACCACGCCGGGGTGAGCGCATGA
- a CDS encoding class I SAM-dependent methyltransferase yields MTRCRLCGSEATASVVDLGATPPCESFLAADQLDRPEPAFPLHLRVCTDCWLAQIPPLITPEETFSEYAYFSSFSTSWVEHARTFVADAVERAGLRTDAFVVEVASNDGYLLKHVVDRGIRCLGIEPSVNVGAAARDAGVPTLTEFLSPDVGAAVRAEHGPADLVVANNVYAHIPDVVGFTQGLRTLVADDGWVSIEVQHLLTLIEQNQYDTIYHEHFQYYTVASAIRALASGGLALVDVELLPTHGGSIRLWARPTVVAGEPSQRVADVLAREKAAGLQELSGYAEFAARVAKVRRDLLRFLVEAAERGETVVGYGAPGKGNTLLNHCGIRPDLLAYTVDRNPYKHGRFTPGTRIPILPPEQIAADKPDYVLVLPWNLRAELVEQLSYVHEWGGRLVFPIPELSIVEVAS; encoded by the coding sequence ATGACACGATGCCGACTCTGCGGCTCGGAAGCGACGGCGAGCGTCGTCGATCTCGGGGCGACGCCGCCGTGCGAGAGCTTTCTCGCCGCGGACCAACTGGACCGGCCCGAACCGGCGTTCCCGCTGCACCTGCGGGTCTGCACCGACTGCTGGCTGGCGCAGATCCCGCCGCTGATCACGCCGGAGGAGACGTTCAGCGAGTACGCGTACTTCTCCTCCTTCTCGACGTCCTGGGTGGAGCACGCGCGCACGTTCGTCGCCGACGCGGTGGAGCGGGCGGGCCTCCGTACGGACGCCTTCGTGGTCGAAGTCGCCAGCAACGACGGGTACTTGCTGAAGCACGTGGTGGACCGGGGGATCCGCTGCCTGGGCATCGAGCCGTCGGTGAACGTCGGCGCCGCGGCGCGGGACGCGGGGGTGCCCACGCTCACGGAGTTCCTGTCCCCGGACGTCGGCGCGGCCGTCCGCGCCGAGCACGGCCCGGCGGACCTGGTCGTCGCCAACAACGTGTACGCGCACATCCCCGACGTCGTCGGATTCACCCAGGGGCTGCGCACCCTGGTCGCCGACGACGGCTGGGTCTCCATCGAGGTGCAGCACCTGCTGACCCTGATCGAGCAGAACCAGTACGACACGATCTACCACGAGCACTTCCAGTACTACACGGTCGCGTCCGCGATCCGGGCCCTGGCGAGCGGCGGACTCGCGCTCGTGGACGTCGAGTTGCTGCCGACGCACGGCGGTTCCATCCGGCTGTGGGCCCGGCCCACCGTGGTGGCGGGTGAGCCTTCGCAGCGGGTGGCTGATGTGCTGGCCCGCGAGAAGGCCGCGGGACTCCAGGAACTGTCCGGATACGCGGAGTTCGCCGCCCGCGTGGCCAAGGTGCGCCGGGACCTCCTGAGGTTCCTCGTCGAGGCGGCGGAGCGCGGCGAGACGGTCGTCGGCTACGGCGCCCCGGGCAAGGGCAACACCCTGCTCAACCACTGCGGCATCCGGCCCGACCTGCTCGCGTACACGGTCGACCGGAACCCCTACAAGCACGGCAGGTTCACCCCGGGCACCCGCATTCCGATCCTGCCGCCCGAGCAGATCGCCGCCGACAAGCCGGACTACGTCCTCGTCCTCCCGTGGAACCTGCGGGCCGAGCTGGTCGAGCAGCTGTCCTACGTGCACGAGTGGGGCGGCCGGCTGGTCTTCCCCATCCCGGAACTGAGCATTGTCGAGGTCGCGTCATGA
- a CDS encoding NAD(P)-dependent oxidoreductase codes for MRVLLTGHQGYLGTVMAPVLTAAGHEVVGLDAGLFADCVLGPTPADPPGHRVDLRDVTAEHLAGVDAVIHLAALSNDPLGSLAPELTYDINHHASVRLARLARDAGVRRFLYASTCSVYGAAGGDELVAEDAPLRPVTPYAESKVRVEDDLHALADGDFTPVFMRNATAFGHSPRLRADIVLNNLVGHALLSGEVLVLSDGTPWRPLVHAADIARAFSAALTAPQKGVHDRAFNIGSETNNVTVAEIAEQVAEAVSGAKVRITGENGADPRSYRVDFSAFRAAVPGFDCAWTVKRGALELADTYRKFGLTREDFEQRFTRLAVLRAASDAGAVDDTLRWRR; via the coding sequence TTGCGCGTACTACTGACCGGACACCAGGGCTACCTGGGCACCGTGATGGCCCCGGTCCTCACGGCCGCCGGACACGAAGTCGTCGGCCTCGACGCCGGCCTGTTCGCCGACTGCGTCCTCGGCCCGACGCCCGCGGATCCGCCGGGGCACCGGGTGGACCTGCGGGACGTCACGGCCGAACACCTGGCCGGGGTGGACGCCGTGATCCACCTGGCCGCGCTCTCCAACGACCCGCTGGGATCGCTCGCGCCGGAGCTCACCTACGACATCAACCACCACGCGTCCGTCCGCCTTGCCCGGCTGGCCCGCGACGCCGGAGTGCGCCGCTTCCTGTACGCCTCGACCTGCTCGGTCTACGGCGCCGCGGGCGGCGACGAGCTGGTGGCCGAGGACGCCCCGCTGCGCCCGGTCACCCCGTACGCCGAGTCCAAGGTGCGGGTGGAGGACGACCTGCACGCACTCGCCGACGGCGACTTCACCCCGGTGTTCATGCGCAACGCCACCGCCTTCGGCCACTCGCCCCGGCTGCGTGCCGACATCGTGCTGAACAACCTGGTGGGCCACGCGCTGCTGTCCGGCGAGGTGCTGGTGCTCTCCGACGGCACTCCCTGGCGCCCGCTGGTGCACGCCGCCGACATCGCGCGGGCCTTCTCCGCTGCACTGACGGCTCCTCAGAAGGGCGTCCACGACCGGGCGTTCAACATCGGCAGCGAGACCAACAACGTCACGGTAGCCGAGATCGCCGAGCAGGTCGCCGAGGCGGTGTCCGGCGCGAAGGTGCGGATCACCGGGGAGAACGGTGCCGATCCGCGCTCGTACCGGGTGGACTTCTCCGCCTTCCGCGCCGCGGTCCCCGGCTTCGACTGCGCGTGGACGGTGAAGCGGGGCGCGCTCGAACTCGCCGATACCTACCGGAAGTTCGGTCTGACCCGCGAGGACTTCGAGCAGCGCTTCACCCGCCTCGCCGTGCTGCGCGCGGCGTCCGACGCCGGGGCCGTCGACGACACCCTCCGGTGGCGCCGATGA